The Glycine soja cultivar W05 unplaced genomic scaffold, ASM419377v2 tig00104511_1_pilon_84547_1256723, whole genome shotgun sequence genome contains a region encoding:
- the LOC114404562 gene encoding uncharacterized protein LOC114404562 — protein sequence MQPQLSSRINLVELKAQIVKRIGVDKSKRYFYYLNRFLSQKLSKAEFDRSCYRVLGRENLPLHNHFIKSILKNACQAKTPPPVQLTGPPKSGALVNNLSPGREDGHEQSVANFQNQNASIWSNGVLPVSPRKSRSGVRDRKLKDRPSPLGPNGKVDSVAHQSTATEESGSKVDMENGILTPCDYQRSMQHLQAVDELPENGMGDVIQRPLEKPRIHGKGPIEVSIVEDGEEVEQLNRLNFSRSPLIAPLGIPYCTASVGGARKALPVNSTSDFVSCCDSGRLSDTDTLRRRMEQITTVLGLGGVSRECANMLNNVLDVYLKRLIRSCVDLVGARSGNEPRKLPVSKQQIQGKVINGIWPNNHLHVPSAGGLAEPEPEHTPPHSVSLHDFKVAMELNPQQLGEDWPLQLEKISVQSFEE from the coding sequence ATGCAACCCCAGCTGAGCtcaagaatcaatttggttgaGTTGAAAGCGCAAATTGTGAAGAGGATTGGAGTGGATAAGTCGAAGCGGTACTTTTATTACTTGAACAGGTTTCTGAGTCAGAAGCTGAGCAAGGCTGAGTTTGACAGGTCATGTTATCGGGTACTTGGCAGGGAGAATCTTCCGTTACACAATCACTTTATAAAGTCAATTTTGAAGAATGCCTGCCAAGCCAAGACCCCACCGCCAGTCCAGCTGACAGGTCCTCCAAAATCAGGAGCACTTGTCAATAATTTATCTCCTGGTAGAGAGGATGGCCACGAACAGAGTGTCGCTAACTTCCAAAATCAGAATGCTTCCATTTGGTCCAATGGGGTTTTGCCGGTTTCCCCACGTAAGTCAAGATCTGGAGTGCGTGATCGGAAGCTTAAAGATAGGCCGAGCCCTCTTGGACCAAATGGAAAAGTTGATTCTGTTGCTCATCAATCCACAGCTACAGAAGAAAGTGGTAGTAAGGTTGATATGGAGAATGGAATTCTTACTCCATGCGATTATCAAAGATCAATGCAGCATCTTCAGGCAGTTGATGAGCTACCTGAGAATGGTATGGGGGATGTTATTCAAAGGCCTCTGGAAAAACCGAGGATACATGGTAAAGGGCCAATCGAAGTATCAATTGTTGAAGATGGGGAAGAGGTGGAGCAGTTAAACCGCCTCAATTTCTCTAGAAGTCCCTTGATAGCACCACTTGGGATTCCTTACTGCACTGCAAGTGTCGGTGGGGCCCGCAAGGCATTGCCAGTGAATAGCACTAGTGATTTTGTTAGTTGTTGTGACAGTGGTAGGTTATCTGATACAGATACATTGAGAAGGCGCATGGAGCAGATCACAACAGTTCTGGGTCTTGGAGGCGTTTCTAGGGAATGTGCAAATATGTTGAATAATGTGTTAGATGTGTACTTGAAACGGTTGATAAGGTCTTGTGTTGATTTAGTGGGGGCTAGGTCCGGAAATGAGCCGAGGAAGCTCCCTGTCTCAAAACAGCAGATTCAGGGGAAGGTCATTAATGGCATCTGGCCAAATAATCATTTACATGTGCCGAGTGCTGGGGGGCTGGCAGAACCTGAGCCCGAACACACACCACCACACTCAGTATCTTTACATGATTTTAAAGTTGCTATGGAGCTAAATCCACAGCAACTTGGAGAAGATTGGCCACTACAGTTGGAGAAAATCTCTGTGCAATCATTTGAGGAATAA